TCTAATTCTTCAATTATTCCATCTCCAATATGTTTTAAATCCTCTTTCCCTACAAAATCCTCTATAATAACACCACCTATATCCACATCTCCTTCTACAAAATTTCCTCCTAAATCCCTAAGGATCTCCATTAATAGATTTTCTTCTTCTATATTTCCCTTAGATAGGCTAACTATTGGAATAGACAAAAAAATTACAATTCCCAACAATATCAAACATTTAAACTTTTTCATACCCTTCCCTCCAACTTAAAATTTTTAAAATTGTTTATCATATCAAGGAAGGGCATTATGATAAAAATGTAAAGGGGGACAAAACATTTTTATCATAAAAAAAGTACCCTTTCCTTATGATAAAAGTATTGCCAAGAAAGGGTACTTTTTATACCTTATTATTTAAATTTACCATCGTCAAATTTTTTTAAATTTGCCACTTCTAACCTATTTAGTGCTCGCTTTAAAGCTAATTCAGCCCTAGCTATATCTAAACCTTCAGGCATTTCTTTTAACCGCTTTTCTGCTCTTAATTTTGCTTCTTTAGCTCTTTCTACATCTATCTCTTCAGGCCATTCAGCAGCATCAGTAATAATAGTAGTTTCTTCCTTAGTTACACTTAAATACCCATTTGTAACTGCTGCAATTCTTTCTTTATCACCTTCAAGTATCCTAATTTTCCCAATGGCTAAAGGTGTAACAATTGGAGCTCTGTTTTTTAATACAGCCAAATCTCCTTCTATTCCCCGAACTATTACTCTATCCACTTCTCCAGAAAAAAATTCCCTATCAGGAGCTACTATCTTTAACATAAAACCCATGAATTATCCCTCCATCTTCTTAGCTTTTTCCAATACTTCATCGATGGTTCCTACCATAAAAAAGGCTTGCTCAGGGACATCATCATGTTTTCCTTCTAATATCTCTTTAAAACCTCTTACAGTTTCATTAATAGGTACATATCTCCCTTTCATTCCTGTAAATTGTTCTGCTACAAAGAATGGTTGAGATAAAAATCTTTGAATCTTCCTTGCTCTAGAAACTGTCAACTTATCTTCATCCGAAAGCTCATCTATTCCTAATATAGCTATTATATCCTGTAGGTCTTTATATCTTTGTAATACTTCTTGTACACCTCTAGCTACTTCATAATGCTCCTCACCTACTACTTCTGGATCTAAAATCCTTGAAGTTGAATCTAGTGGATCTACCGCTGGATATATACCTAGTTCAGCTATTTGCCTTGATAATACTGTAGTAGCATCTAAGTGTGCAAATGTAGTAGCTGGTGCTGGGTCTGTTAAGTCATCAGCAGGTACATATACAGCTTGCACTGAAGTTATGGAACCTTTCTTTGTAGAGGTAATCCTCTCTTGAAGTGCACCCATTTCTGTTGCCAATGTAGGCTGATAACCTACTGCTGAAGGCATCCTACCTAAAAGAGCCGAAACTTCTGAACCAGCTTGGGTAAATCTAAATATATTATCGATGAATAATAATACATCTTGCCCCTCTACATCTCTAAAATATTCTGCCATAGTAAGTCCTGTAAGTCCAACTCTCATTCTTGATCCTGGTGGCTCATTCATCTGCCCAAATACTAGAGTAGTTTTATCTATAACTCCTGATTCAATCATTTCGTAGTAAAGGTCATTCCCTTCTCTGGTTCTTTCTCCTACTCCTGCAAATACAGAAATACCACCGTGTTGAATTGCTATATTATTTATAAGCTCCATTATCAAAACAGTTTTACCTACTCCAGCTCCTCCAAATAATCCTATCTTTCCACCTTTTGAATAAGGTGCAATTAAATCTACTACTTTGATACCCGTTTCAAATATTTCTCTTGAAGTTTCTTGTTCTTCAAAAGATGGTGCAGGTCTGTGAATAGGTAATGTTTGTTTTGCTTTTACTTCTCCTTTTTCATCTATAGGTTCACCTAATACATTAAATAGTCTGCCCAAAGTCTCCTTTCCAACAGGTACTGTTATAGGTTTCCCTGTATCAACTGCTTCCATACCTCTTATAAGACCATCTGTAGTACCCATTGCTACACATCTAACGGTATTATCACCAATGTGTTGGGCTACTTCTACAACTAATCTTTCCCCATGATTATCTATTTCAATAGCATTTAATAGCTCTGGTAAATTTTCATCACTAAATCTAATATCCACTACGGGGCCTATTATCTGGACTATTTTTCCTATGTTCTTTTTCATATCTCCACTCCTTTCTCCATTATTTAAGAGCTTCAGCACCTGAAACTATCTCCGAAATTTCTGCAGTTATAGCTGCTTGACGAGCTCTATTATAGCTTAATTCTAGCTCTTCTATCATCTCTTCTGCATTATCCGTTGCTGATTCCATAGCTGTTCGCCTAGCTCCTTGTTGACTGCTAGATGATTCTATTAATGCCCCATATATTACAGATTCAATATATTTTGGAATCAAATAGTCTAATACTTCTTCTGGAGAAGGCTCAAACTCTATTACAGTTCCTTTTTTACTAACACCTTCTCTTATTGCTTCACTAGGAAGCAATTTCAATTTTTTTACCTTTTGTGAAATGGTAGTAATAAATTCAGTATAAACCATATATACTTCATCTATTTCTTCCTTTTCAAACATATCCATTACTATTTTACCTATATCCTGTGCGTGAGAAAAATCAGGCTCTTCTGTCATACCTACAAATTCACCTGCTATTTTATATCCTCTTCTTTTAAAATATTCTCTACCCTTTAATCCAACTGTTATTAGATAAATATTATCTTTTTTATTTCTAATATTTTCTTCTGCTTTCCTAATAACATTAGAATTGAATCCTCCTGCTAAACCTCTATCAGCAGTTATAACTATATATAAGGAATTTTTCACATCTCTTACATCTAAATAAGGATGCTTAATATTTCCTGTTTCTCTTAAAACCTGTTTTATATTATCATATATTGTATTATAATATGGTCTAGACTTTGCCATCTTTTCCCTTGCTTTTTTAAGCTTTGCTGAAGATACCAATTCCATAGCCTTAGTTATCTGCTTAGTGTTGGATATTCCTCGTATCCGTCTTTTAATATCCCGTGTTGTTTCAGCCAATTAATCCACCCCCAATTTTAGGGAATATTAAATACTCTTTTTAAATTCTTCAATAGCTTCTATTATTTTCTGTTCTGTCTCTTCTGTTAAATCCTTGGTTTCCTTTATAGATTCAACTATTTCAGGATAATTATTATCTACAAAGTTTAAAAAATCTCCTTCAAATTGGCTAATTTCATCTACTGGTATATCAGTTAAATATTTATTTAGTGCCACATATAGTATTATAACTTGATGTTCCACACTTACTGGTCTATATTGAGGTTGCTTTAATATCTCCATTATTCTTTCCCCTTGAGCTAACCTTTCCCTAGTATCTTTATCCAATTCTGAACCAAATTGAGCAAAAGCTGCTAAATCCCTATATTGGGCTAATTCCAATTTTAAACTTCCTGCTACTTTCTTCATAGCCTCAATTTGAGCAGCACCTCCAACCCTAGATACAGAAAGTCCAGTATTTATAGCTGGTCTTTGCCCTGCAAAAAATAGGTCAGTTTCTAAAAATATTTGCCCGTCAGTTATAGATATAACATTGGTTGGAATGTATGCTGAAATATCTCCTGCTAATGTTTCTACAATAGGAAGAGCTGTAATGCTTCCTCCTCCATATTTTTCATCTAATTTTGCTGACCTCTCCAATAATCTTGAGTGAAGATAGAATACATCCCCTGGATAAGCTTCTCTTCCAGGTGGTCGCCTTAACAACAAGGACATAGCTCTATAAGCTATAGCGTGTTTAGATAAATCATCATACACAATAAGTACATCCTTGCCTTGATCCATAAATTCTTCCCCCATGCTCACTCCAGCATAAGGCGCAATATATTGTAATGGTGCTAACTCACTAGCTGTAGCTGAAACTACAATTGTATAATCCATAGCACCTTCTTTTTCAAACACATCTACTATTTGAGCCACTGTAGATTGTTTTTGTCCAATGGCTACATATATACATATAACATCTTGATCCTTTTGATTTATTATAGTATCCACTGCTATAGCAGTTTTACCTGTTTGCCTATCTCCAATTATAAGTTCCCTTTGCCCACGACCTATAGGGAACATGGAGTCAATAGCTTTTATCCCAGTCTGTAAAGGTTGATCTACAGATTTCCTAGTAATAACCCCTGGAGCTATTCTTTCAATAGGTCTAAATTTTTTAGCATTTATAGGTCCTTTACCATCTATAGGTTGCCCTAAGGCATTTACTACTCTACCTATCATTACATCCCCAACAGGGACTTCTACTATCCTATCAGTTTTTTTAACTATATCTCCTTCTTTTATACCTTTATCAGGACCTAATAGCACACAACCTACATTATCTTCTTCTAAATTTAGTGCCATTCCATATACTTCTCCAGGAAATTCAATTAATTCTCCAGCCATACATCTTTCTAGTCCATGAACTCTTGCAATACCATCTCCTACTTGGATGACAGTACCTACATCTACCATATCAAGCTTTTTTTCGTATCTTTTTATCTGTTCTTTTATAACAGAACTAATTTCTTCTGGTCTTAACGCCATTTTATCACCCCAGCTTTCCTATAATGATACGTTCTTTATAACTTTTTCCATTGATTCTAACTGCCCTTTTATGGTTCCATCTATGATTTTGTTTTCTATTCTTAGTAGTACTCCTCCTATTATATCTTTATCTACAACATTTCTTAAGTTTATTGTTTTATTCATTTTGTTGCCAAGTATTACTTTTAATCTATCTTGTGCCTTTTTGTCCATAGGTACCGCTGTTATAGCAGTAACTTCTAAAATATTTTCATGTTCATTAAACAACTTTTTAAACTCATTAGATATACTCATAAAATAGCTTTCACGTCTTTTATCTATTATGACATATAAAAAGTTTATCATCTCTTGACATACCATTTTCCCAAATACATTTGATACAAAATCCTTTTTTTCATTCTTTGAAATTTTTGGATGGGATAATATATCTTGAATTTGTGGCTCCATATCCAATGTATGAACTATAATTTCAAGATCCTTTTTAAATTCATCCAATTTATTTAATTCCAAACCAGCTTCAAATAGAGCATAGGCATATCTATTACTTATTAATTTTGCCATTCTTTTGTACCTACCTCATCTACAAATTTGTTTATTAAATCCTGTTGTTTTGCCATATCTATATTCTCTTTTATTACTTTTGATGCAATTAAAACTGCCATATCTCCTGCCTTCATCTGTACATCCAAAATAGCTTTTTCTTTTTCTACTTGTATTTCCTTTTTTGCCTTCTCTATTATATTATTTGCTTCTTCTTTTGCTTCAATTATAATGCTTTCTCTAACTTCTTCTCCTCGTTTTCTGCCTTGCTCTATTATCTCTTGAGATTCCTTCTTAGCTTCTAGTATTTTAGTTTCATATTCTTTTTTTAAAGCTAATGCTTCTTCCTTAGAGGCTTTTGCATCATCTATATTTTTTTGTATATTTTCACGTCTTTTTTCCAATGCTTCTGAAACTGGTTTATATAATAATTTCCCAAGTATAAGTAATAGCACTAAGAATGCTAACAGGACTAAGATCATAGAAACGAAATCTGGTATGACTCTTACTTGTATATCCATTATGAAACCTCCTTTTCATAAGGCTTTTTTAAATTAGGAGCCCTGAGGGCCCCTTGGATGTAATTATAATCCTAGATTTAAATATGCTGTTAATAGTGGTCTAACAAATAGTAGTATTATAGCTATTATTAAGCCATATATACCAGTTGTCTCTGCTACTGCCTGACCTAAAAGCATAGTCCTAACAATATCAGCTTGTGCTTCTGGTTGTCTTCCTACTGCTTCTGCTCCTCTACCTGCTGCATGACCTTGCCCAATTCCAGGTCCTATACCTGCTATCATAGCAAGACCTGCTCCTATTGCTGAACATCCTAATATAAAAGCTTCACTAGTTATTCCTTGTAACATTTTATTTCCTCCTTCCAAATTTTAAAAGATTAATCTAAATTTCCACCTATAAACACCATGGTTAACATGGTGAATATAAAACTTTGTAATACACCTGAAAATATATCAAAATAAGCATGAGGTAGTGGTGCAACTAATGGTGCAAAAAATCCTACTGCATTATAAATTAATGTCATAAGTAGTGTTCCAGCCATTACATTTCCAAACAAACGGAAAGATAGAGATACAGGATTAGCTATTTCACCTATAACATTAAGTGGTGTTAAAAGAGCTATAGGTTCAGTAAATCCTTTTAAATACCCTACAAAACCATTGTTCTTAAGCCCAAAGAATTGGGTTAATGTAAATGTTATTAAAGCCAATGTAAGGGTTACACTATAATCTGATGTTGGTGGTGTAAAACCTATTAAACCAATTAAATTAGCAAATAACAAAAATGTCATGAGGGTAAATATATAGGGTCCAAAACTTTTTATATGCTTCTTACCCATAGTATCTTTAACTAAATTGTTTATAATCTCTACATACATCTCAATCACATTTAAGAAATTTGAAGGCTTTTCATCTACCTTTAATTTTTTCACTTTACTATTTACAATTAAAGCAAATATAAATAATACAATAACTATGAGCCATACATTTACAACAGTTTCTGGTATGACAAATGTTTTCCCAAACATATTTACTACAAACTCAATTGTCAAATTTTTCTCAACCTCCTTTCAAATTCCCATAATTAATATTATAACAAATTTCTTAAAAGTGATTAAGCATTATTTAAATTTATTTTTAAGTTGATCAACAACTGCCATAGACAAAATAACAATTTTTATCATAAAAAGCCCTAAAACTATTGTCAAAATACTTAAATAATCAGCCAATACACCTACAGTTAAAACTATTGCATATATAAGATATCTTATCATATATTGTTTTACTGAATATCCATATGCCTTTGATGGTTCCATAGTTACAGCTTTTTCTATAGATTTTTCCATAAGTTTAAAGGTTAGTATATTAACACTTACTCCAAATATATATCCTAATACAAAGGGCTCTGGATTCTTTATTCCAATAATTATTATTCCAATAATTATAAAACTTAGTATAATAGTTCGTTTTATTATAGTATCTACTATATTTTCGTCGTTAAACATCATCTCACTTCCTGTGATATTACTTTTTATCTATAAGCTTAAATAAATTTAAAAAACCAGCTCCTGCACCTATAAGTATAAATATCAATTTAAATATCATATCCTTATTAAGCTTCTTATCCAATAAATCACCTAAATAAACACCCAATAATATAGGAGCTATAATAGATAAACCTACTTGAGTTATAAAAACTAAATTTTTGTACATATTTTTGTTTTTCTTCTTGCTCAAATTAAACACTCCTACAATGTAATATAAATACAATAACATATTATAAAAACATACATAAATATAAATATATATAATAACATACAATATTGCAAATATTTTTTATGCCTGTTGCATTTTAAGCATAATTTTAATTTTATTTACTATACTTATAATTTTGGGATATTATATCTACAATTCTCTCTGATGCTTTCCCATCTCCATAGGGATTTACTGCATTAGCCATTTTATGGTATTCTTCTTCATTGGATAATAAAATATCTAATTCCCTATAAACATTATCATATTGAGTACCTACTAATTTTGCAGTACCTGCTTCTATTCCCTCAGGTCTTTCAGTCTCTTCCCTTATTACCAGTACTGGTTTTCCTAAGCTAGGGGCTTCCTCTTGAAGTCCTCCTGAATCTGTAACTACTAAATAGGATCTAGCCATTAGGTTTGTAAACGGTTCATAGTCCAAGGGTTCTATTATATGTACTCTCTCTTGATTATCAAATACTCTATGTGCTATATCTCTAACTTTAGGATTTAAATGAATGGGAAATATCAATTCCACATCAGAATATTTGTTAACTATATCCCTTACAGCAGAAAATATATCTTCCATAGGCTTTCCAATATTTTCCCTTCTATGGGAGGTTAAAAGTATCACCCTTTTATTTTTATAATCTATACTGTTTAATTTTGAATCTTTAAATTCATAGTCCTCTTTTACTACATAGTTAAGGGCATCTATAACAGTATTTCCTGTGATAAATATCCTATCATCAGGATAACCTTCCCTTAATAAATTTTGTCTATTGTTCTCTGTAGGTGCGAAATGAAAATCAGTTAGAACACCTGTAAGTCTTCTATTAGCTTCTTCAGGGTAGGGGGAATATAGATTTCCTGATCGAAGTCCTGCTTCCACATGCCCTATTTTTACCTTTTGATAAAAAGCTGCCAAAGCTCCAGAAAACACCGTAGTGGTATCTCCTTGAACCAGTAATACATCAGGATTTGTTTCTATTATTACCCTTTCTAATCCTTCCAATGCTCTTGTCGTTATTTCCGTTAAAGTTTGTCCTGGTTTAAATATATTTAAATCATAATCTGGCTCTATATCAAATATATTTAACACTTGATCTAACATCTCTCTGTGTTGAGCTGTTATACATATGATATTTTCAATCCCTTCAGTTTTCTCCATTACTTTTATTATAGGAGCCATCTTAATTCCTTCAGGTCTTGTCCCAAATACAGTCAATACTTTAATATTGCTCATCTTATTCCTCCTTTTTAGAATTATAAAGTCCCATTTTTCCTGCTAATAATATTGTTATAATAAACACTACTATGGACATTATAACAGCCCTTTTACTATTGGTCTTAGCTATTAATCCTGCACATATTCCAAATATGGCACTAATTCCATATAATATAAGCACAGTTTTTTTCTGAGAATATCCCATTTTAAGCAGTCTATGATGAAGATGCCCCTTGTCTGCTTCTGCTATTGATTTACCATTTAATAATCTTCTAAATATGGCAAAGGTAGTATCAAATATAGGAACTCCTAAAATTATAATAGGAACTACTACTGCAATGGTAGCTACCGATTTCATAACTCCTTCTATAGATAAACTTGCCAACATAAATCCTAAAAACAATGCCCCTGTATCACCCATAAATATACTAGCTGGGTTAAAATTATAAGGTAAAAATCCTAAACAACTGCCAGCTATTATGGAAGAAATTATCATTACCGGTACATAATTAAACTTTCCAGCTACAAACAAAAAGGATAAACTAGCTATCATAGCTACTCCTGCAGCTAATCCATCTAATCCATCTATTAAATTTAATGTGTTGGTAATTCCTACTACCCAAAATATAGTTATGGGTATGGAAAAAACACCTAGTTCTATCAATTTAGTAGTTTTGGTGAATGGATTAGTTATTGCATCTATTTTAACATCTCCAATAATCAATACAATAGCTGCCACTATTTGAAATACCAATTTCATCTTAGGACTTAAATCCTTTATATCATCTATTATTCCTGAAACACATATAATACTTCCTCCAATTAAAATAGAGATGAGAGTCTTATTTAAGGGAAGGAATATCAGCGAAGTGATAATAACCGATATATATATAGCTAAGCCTCCCATTAAAGGCATAGGCTTTTTATGTACTCTTCTTTCATCTTTAGGAACATCCATTGCACCAAGTTTTACTGCTATTTTTTTGACTACTGGAGTCATGGATAATGATAAAGCTAATGATATAATAAATGGCATAATAATATACTCCATTCTATTTCGCTCCTTTTATAGTATTCTTATAAAATTTTATATTAGAATAGCGAATAAGTCAATAATTTATGAATACTAAAAATAGAGCGACCTATAGCCGCCCTAATCTATTTAGTTCCAAATAATCTGTCTCCTGCATCTCCTAAGCCTGGAACTATATAAGCATCTTCATTTAATTTTTCATCTATACTTGCAACATATATATCTACATCTGGGTGAGCTTTTTGTACTGCATCTATTCCTTCCGGAGCTGCAATTAAACAAACTAGTTTTATAGAATTACAACCTTTTTCCTTCAAAAAATCTATAGCTGCTGTTGCTGAACCTCCTGTGGCTAACATTGGATCTAATAATATTAATTCCCTTTCTTCAATATCATAGGGTAGTTTACAGTAATATTCTACTGGCTTTAATGTTTCTGGATCTCTGTATAGTCCTATATGACCAACTTTAGCAGCAGGAAGTATACTAAGCATTCCATCTACCATGCCTAATCCAGCTCTTAATATAGGTATTAGTCCTAATTTCTTTCCTGAAATTATCTGTCCTTTTGTGGTAGTTATAGGAGTTTCTATTTCTATTTCCTCCAGCGGTAAATCTCTAGTCACTTCATATGCCATTAGCATGGACACTTCTTTTACCAACTCTCTAAATTCTTTAGAACCTGTATTCTTGTCCCTAATAAATGTAAGTTTATGTTTAATTAGTGGATGATCTAAAACTATAACTTTCCCCATGTATAAGACTCCTTTCCTATTAGAAATACGGGATATACCCAAAGATTATTCTATTTCAATTGTTTCTACATCCTGTGTGATTATATCATAAATTAAGATTCTATATTAGAAATTTTATTTATTCTTCTTTCATGCCTTCCCCCTTGAAATTCTGCCTTTAGCCAAGTGGACACTATTTCAAGGGCTAAATCCTTTCCTATAACTCTTCCGCCTAATGCTAAAATGTTTGCATCATTATGTTCTCTGCTCATTCTTGCTGAGTAAGTATCGCTACATAAAGCACATCTAATTCCAGCTACTTTATTACATGTGATAGATATTCCTATTCCAGTGCCACATATGGCTATACCTCTATCTACTTCTCCTGATACTACTCCTTTAGCTAATTTAAGACCATAATCAGGATAATCAACTGAATCTAGAGAATTAGTGCCATAATCTATATACTCAATGTTTTTTTTATCCAAATATTCCTTTATATACTCTTTAAGTTCATAACCCCCATGATCACTACTTATGCCTATTTTCATTGGTAAATCCTCCCTTTTTTATTATTTCTTCTAATGCCTTTTTAATATCCTCCTTGGTCTTTCTATATACATCTACACTTTTCCCAAAGGGATCTAATACATCCTCTTCTATTCCATAGGCATATTCCTTCAATGTAAATACCTTTCCTTTTAAAAAATCATATTTAGAAAGCAGTGTTTCCTTATGAGATTTAGTCATAGTAAGAATTAAATCTGCATCTTCAACCAAATCTTCATAAATTATATTAGCTTTATGATTACTTATATCTATACCTTCTTCTTTTAATACCTCTACAGCTTCCTCTGAGGCTCTTTGACCATCTAATGTAAATATTCCTGCTGATTTTACCTCTAAATTTAAGCCTTTTTTCTTAGCCATATCATCCAATAGACCTTGAGCCATTGGACTTCTACATGTATTACCAGTACAAACAAAAAGTATATTCATATCTCTCTCCTCATACCCTTATAATATTTCCCCCAGCAGCTTTTTTCATCCTATTCATAATAGCCTTACCTATCCCTTGAGAGTCTACACCTTCTGCTAATATTATATCCACCCCTTTTTCATCAAATTTCCTCAAGGTACTAAATAAATTTCTAGCTATAGCCTCTTTGTTCTTTCTAGTGCCTAAAGACAATATAATACCTTTATTATACTTAGATTTAGTTTCGTCTGTAGCCATAATTCCTACTTTTTTCCCTAATTCTATATATTTATTGGCATATTCATCTATTGCATTAACTATATTATCTAAATTGCCTATAAATAAGTACATTTCTCCCTTTGGTGCATAATGTTTATATTTTTGTCCTGGAGATTTAGGCACAATATTTTCATCATCCTTTATAATACTTAAATCCTCCTCTACATAAGGAAGTATCTCTCTCAATTGTTCTAATGTTACCCCACCTGGTCTAAGTATTAAAGGTTTATCTCCTGACATATCTAGTACTGTAGATTCTACTCCTATGCCTGTTTTTCCTCCATCTATTATCATATGGATTTTCCCATATAAATCCTCTTTCACATGACTTGCTAATGTAGGACTAGGCTTTCCAGAAGTATTAGCACTAGGAGCAGCTATAGGCACATCACTAGCTTTAATTAATGCTAAAGCTACTGGGTGATTGGGCATCCTTATAGCCACTGTATCCAATCCTGCAGTAATACAATCAGGAACCAATTTACTTCTTTTAAACAATAAAGTTAGTGGTCCTGGCCAAAATTTTTCCATCAATTCTTCAGCT
This portion of the Keratinibaculum paraultunense genome encodes:
- a CDS encoding L-threonylcarbamoyladenylate synthase, producing the protein METIIIKVNKQNPEKALIKKGADIIKSGGLVAFPTETVYGLGANGLDEKAVKKIFIAKGRPQDNPLILHVAEKDQVSPLVEFISKEAEELMEKFWPGPLTLLFKRSKLVPDCITAGLDTVAIRMPNHPVALALIKASDVPIAAPSANTSGKPSPTLASHVKEDLYGKIHMIIDGGKTGIGVESTVLDMSGDKPLILRPGGVTLEQLREILPYVEEDLSIIKDDENIVPKSPGQKYKHYAPKGEMYLFIGNLDNIVNAIDEYANKYIELGKKVGIMATDETKSKYNKGIILSLGTRKNKEAIARNLFSTLRKFDEKGVDIILAEGVDSQGIGKAIMNRMKKAAGGNIIRV
- the rpiB gene encoding ribose 5-phosphate isomerase B, whose translation is MKIGISSDHGGYELKEYIKEYLDKKNIEYIDYGTNSLDSVDYPDYGLKLAKGVVSGEVDRGIAICGTGIGISITCNKVAGIRCALCSDTYSARMSREHNDANILALGGRVIGKDLALEIVSTWLKAEFQGGRHERRINKISNIES
- a CDS encoding low molecular weight protein arginine phosphatase; the protein is MNILFVCTGNTCRSPMAQGLLDDMAKKKGLNLEVKSAGIFTLDGQRASEEAVEVLKEEGIDISNHKANIIYEDLVEDADLILTMTKSHKETLLSKYDFLKGKVFTLKEYAYGIEEDVLDPFGKSVDVYRKTKEDIKKALEEIIKKGGFTNENRHK
- the upp gene encoding uracil phosphoribosyltransferase, whose amino-acid sequence is MGKVIVLDHPLIKHKLTFIRDKNTGSKEFRELVKEVSMLMAYEVTRDLPLEEIEIETPITTTKGQIISGKKLGLIPILRAGLGMVDGMLSILPAAKVGHIGLYRDPETLKPVEYYCKLPYDIEERELILLDPMLATGGSATAAIDFLKEKGCNSIKLVCLIAAPEGIDAVQKAHPDVDIYVASIDEKLNEDAYIVPGLGDAGDRLFGTK